The Primulina eburnea isolate SZY01 unplaced genomic scaffold, ASM2296580v1 ctg446, whole genome shotgun sequence nucleotide sequence ATGTCTGAAACTTTCAATCGTTCTTCCCGTGTTGCATCAAGAGCATAGATCAAAAATCCTTCGTTGCCGATTGACAACAACCTGAACATTTCCATTGCAGATACTAATGGAATTCGAGACTGTGAATCATACCCGTAAAAGTTCCATTTGCTGCCATAATACGGtctaaatctgacaactccatggaaacaatccacagtagctcgataATTCGTCAATATATCCATACCGAGGATACAGTCGAAATCAGACATGGCTAACttgattagattagttatcataatattattCTCAAACCTAATCACACAATTTATAACTATCTCGCGAGACATCAAGTATACACCGGCAGGAGTAGCCACAGACACAGTATCCAACAACGGAATAGTAGCAATCTCATGCTCATCAACAAATGCAGCAGATaaaaatgaatgagatgctccagtGTCTATCAATATACGCGCAGGATAATCGAAAACAtagcaaatacctgcaataactCCGCCTGGTGCATCCTGGGCCTGGTCCTGAGTCAAAGCATGGACTTGAGCTTGCTGCGGCCCTGGAAATGGCTGCTGAATAGGACCTCTAGGAGGTGGATAACCGGATTGCTGAAATGACTGGGTAGGAGCATATGGTCTAAAGACTGGTCCACGGGGAACTTGTCCAGACTGTTGTGGCTGAAATTGCTGTCTTTGTGCATTAGggcatactctggcaaaatgccCAACTTGACCACAAACGTAACAAGATCCCTGTACTCCTACACATTGGGAACTAAAATGTCGACCACCACATCGGTCACAATGCACAGTGCTAGACGACCCAACCGAACCTCCTCCTCGTGCACTTCCTGAACTGGAAGAGCTGGATTGAGACttcttcttgaattgctttccttttACCTTGTACCTCTGCTGTTTGGGTTGTTGGTATGACTGTACAGGCTGATATGGAGGTAAATCCACTGGCATTGACATACTACTACCAGATCCCTGAGAAACAGATGATGGACCTGGCTGTGGGTCTCCTCTGAGCAAACTTGCTTCAATTTTCCTCGCCTTTTCCACTGCTTGAATATACGTATTAGGCGATCCAGTCATTACCAAAGTATGAACAGTCCGTTGCAACCCATGCAGAAAACGTGATAGTTTAGCCTGATCATTCCTAGCAACATGTGGAACATAGGGCAAAAGAGCAGAAAACTGTGAAGCATATTCAACAACTGATTTGTTTCCCTGCACCAACTGATTGAACTCTTCTTCTTTAGCAGCATAATATGACGGTGGTGCATATTCTTGGGTAAAATGAGCACGAAATGTATCCCAAGTAATAATTTAACCGGAGTCCTTCATTGCTTCCTCTG carries:
- the LOC140821178 gene encoding uncharacterized protein, whose translation is MTGSPNTYIQAVEKARKIEASLLRGDPQPGPSSVSQGSGSSMSMPVDLPPYQPVQSYQQPKQQRYKVKGKQFKKKSQSSSSSSGSARGGGSVGSSSTVHCDRCGGRHFSSQCVGVQGSCYVCGQVGHFARVCPNAQRQQFQPQQSGQVPRGPVFRPYAPTQSFQQSGYPPPRGPIQQPFPGPQQAQVHALTQDQAQDAPGGVIAGYPGGFDASGGASGSGAQSSSRG